GGACTACCGACGGATCGTCTCCGCGCTCGAAACGCTAGGCGCGAACGAGACGCTCATCGTCCAATCGGGACGAGCACAGGCGGTGTTTCGCACCCACTCTCACGCCCCACGCGTGCTCATCGCGAACAGCAACCTCGTCCCGCGTTGGAGCACGTGGGACCATTTCAACGCGCTCGAACGCAAGGGCTTGATGATGTACGGTCAGATGACCGCGGGCTCGTGGTGCTACATCGGCAGCCAGGGCATCATCCAGGGCACCTACGAGACCTTGGCCGCGGTGGCTAGACGCCATTTCCGTGGTACGCTCAACGGTCGGATCGTGCTCACAGGGGGGCTAGGCGGGATGGGCGGCGCCCAGCCGCCGGCCGTGAAAATGAACGGTGGCGTCTCGATAACCGTCGAAGTCGACGAGCGGCGCATCAAACGCAGGATGGACAATGGTTTCTGCGACGTGATGGCCACCGAGCCGAAGGAGGCCCTCGCGCTCGCCAAAGCGGCGGCAAGCGAGAAGCGGGCCCTCTCGATAGCGCTTCTTGGAAACTGCGCCGAGACGCACGGTGCACTCCACGGCCTCGGGTTCCGCCCGGACATCGTGACCGACCAGACAAGCGCCCACGATCCGTTGAACGGCTACGTGCCCGCGGGATCGTCCGTTCGGGAGGCGGAGGAGCTGCGCCGGGAAGACCCGCGCAAGTACGTGGAGCGTTCCATGACCTCGATGCGCGATCACTGCAAGGCGATCGTCGCATTCATGGGCGCCGGTTCGGTGGCTTTTGATTACGGAAACAACCTCAGGGCGCAAGCGAAGGAGGCTGGGTTCGCGGACGCGTTCGCTTACCCGGGTTTCGTCTCGGAGTACATCCGGCCCCTGTTTTGCGAGGGCCGGGGGCCATTCCGCTGGATAGCCCTAACGGGCGAGGGGGAGGACATCCACGAGACGGGGCGGATGGTCAAGAAGCTTTTTCCGAAGGACAAGGGCCTACGACGCTGGATCGACCTCGCCGACGCGAACCTCCCTTGGGAAGGTCTTCCGGCCCGCGTCTGTTGGCTGGGCTTTGGCGAGAGGCACAGGTTCGCCTTGAAGGTGAACCAGGCGGTGGCAAGCGGTCGCCTCGGGCCCGTGGCGATGACGCGCGATCACCTCGACAGCGGCAGTGTTGCAAGCCCGTACCGGGAGACGGAGTCCATGCTCGACGGCAGCGACGCCGTCGCGGATTGGCCCATCCTGAATGCGCTTCTCAACACGGCGGCAGGCGCCGACCTCGTGGCCGTCCACAACGGAGGCGGCGTGGGGATCGGCCTCTCGACGCACGCCGGGATGATCGTCGTCGCCGATGGGACGAAGGAGACATCGGAGCGCATCCGGTCGGTGTACGTCGCCGACCCCGGGATGGGCATCGTTCGCCATGCGGATGCCGGGTACAAGACCGCGAAGCGTATCCTGAAGCGGGCCGGGCCGCGCTTAGGGCTACGCTCGCCCAAGTGACGAAAGCGTCGCCGCCTCCCGCGGGCAGTAGGCAGTATTAAGCGTGTTTCTCGCTTAACGCCCCCCGATGCTGCGTCTTGACGGCGAGAGCCTCACCATCGAGTCCGCGATGAAGGCCGTTCGTGGCGGAGAGAAGGTCGGCCTTGAGCGTTCGGCCCTTGCACGCATGAAGGCGTCACGGTCCACCGTCGATTCGCTCGTCGCAGCGGTCCGTAACGGCAAGTCGACACGCGCAATATACGGCATCAACACCGGGTTCGGGGAGCTTGCGACCACCATCGTGCCGTCCGCCGATCTCGACGACGTCCAAGAGAACCTGGTCCGAAGCCACGCGTGCGGCGTCGGGGCGCCTTTCGACGCTGAAGCCGTGCGCGCGATAATGCTTCTACGCGCAAATGCGCTTGCGAAAGGGTACAGCGGCGTGAGGCCCGAAGTCGTCCGCCTCATCGTCGACATGTTGAACGAACGCGTCCACCCGATGATCCCGGAGAAAGGAAGTGTGGGTGCTTCTGGAGACCTCGTGCCGTTAGCGCATCTTGCGCTCACGATGATAGGCGAGGGCGAGGCCACGCGCAAGGGGCGTCAAACGAGCGGCCGCAGGGCCCTCCTCGGCGGCGGCCTTCGACCAGTACGACTCAAGGCCAAGGAAGGGCTCGCGCTCGTCAACGGGACGCAGGCGACGACGGGTGTCGCGCTCATCGCGGTGCACGATGCGTTGAACCTCATCGTCGACGCCCAGATCGCGGCCGGGATGAGCCTCGAAAGCTTGATGGGAAGCGAAATCCCGCTCTCGCAACGTTTCGCCACAGTGCGCCCGCATCCTGGCCATGCGGTCGTCGCCTCGAACCTGCGCAACCTGATCGCGACCTCGGAGATCGTCGAGAGCCACCGTCATTGCGGCCGCGTCCAGGACGCCTATAGCATCCGTTGCATCCCCCAAGTCCTTGGCGCGAGCCTCGACGCATTGACCCACGCGCGTCCCGTTATCGAGCGTGAGATGAACTCGGCCAACGACAACCCGTTGATAATGGAGGGTGACGCGTTCTCGGGCGGCAATTTCCACGCGCAACCGGTGGCGCTGGTGCTCGCGTACGTCGGAGCGGCGGTCGCCGAGATCGCGTCCTTCTCCGAACGACGTACCGCTCGCCTCGTGGACGAGCACCTTTCCGAGCTTCCGGCTTTTCTCGCCGAGCACCCGGGCCTCAACAACGGCCTCATGATCCCCCAGTACGTGGCCGCGAGCCTAGTCTCCGAGAACAAGGGGCTCGCGTGGCCCGCGGTCGTGGATTCCATCCCGACGTCCGCAAACCAGGAGGACCACGTCTCGATGGGGGCGACGGCGGCGCGCAATGCCCTGCAGATAGTGAGGAACACGGAAGCGGTGGTCGCGATCGAGTACATGAGCGCGGCGCAGGCGCTCGACTTCAAGGCACCGTTACGCGCCGGCCGCGGAAGCCGCCTCGCGCACGAGGAGATCCGGCGGCGAGTGTCCCACCTGAAGCGCGACCGTTACCTCAAACCCGACTTGGATAGGCTCATCCTGGCGGTCCGCGCCGGCGAGATACGAGAGGTGGTCACCAGGAAGATCCCGTTGGCGCCCGGTTGAGTCCCTGCAGGGGCCGAGGCCTTTGGGCAAGGCCTCACCCATCACCATGGCGTCGCGGTCAGCCGTCTGTCCCGACGACCACTTTCCCATCCTTCACGACCGTCTCCACCTGGTTCGTTCCGTACCGGTAGCCCAGCCACTCGTGGGAAGGCGCATCGATGACGAGGACGTCGGCGCGTTTGCCCGGTTCGAGGCTTCCCACGTCATCGGCAACACCGCAGGCGTGGGCGGCGTTGATTGTGCTCGCGACGACCGCTTCCGCCGGCGTCATGCGCATCTGGTAGACGGCCAGCGAGATGACGGCCTGCATGCTCTCCGTCCAGGCGTTCGGGGACATGTCGCTTCCCAAGGCCAACGGCACGCCTTTGCCGACCATGTCCAAGGCGTTCGCGTAGGAGCGCATGAAGGAGCAGAAAGGGGTCCCCGGCAAGAGCACGCCGATGACGCCCTCTCGCGCCAAGGCGCGCATGCCGCGGTCGCTCGTCTTGAGCAGGTGATCCGCGCTGACGCAGCTTAGTTCTGCGGCAAGCTCCGCGCCGCCGAACGTGTTTATCTCGTCCGCGTGGATCTTGGCCTGGAGCCCGTGTTCCTTCCCGGCCTTGAGCACGGAGCGCGCGTGGTGGGGAGTGAATATGCCTTTTTCGAGGAAGATGTCGCAGAACTTCGGGACACTCGTTTTGGCCGCGGCGGGTATGGTCTCTTCCACCACCATCGAGACGAACTTGTCCGTGTCCCCTTTGTATTCGGGCGGAACGGCGTGGGCCGCCATCAGTGTCGGGACGATGGTCACGTCATGGGTCGCTTGGAGTCTCGAGATCGCCTCAAGGAGCTTCAGCTCTCCTTTCGTGTCAAGGCAATAACCGGTCTTCACCTCAGCCGTGGTCGTGCCGTTACGTAGCATCCTGTCGAGCCGGGCCTTGGTCTCCTCCACGATCCGCGCCGTCGAGGCTTTGCGTGTGGCCTCCACGGTCGAATGGATCCCGCCGCCCACCGCCAGGATGTCCTCGTACTTCCAGCCCTCGAGCTTCATCTCCAACTCTCGCTCGCGAGAACCCGCAAAGACGGCGTGCGTGTGCGAATCGACGAACCCCGGCATTACGACCTTGCCCGTAGCCCGAATCGTCCGCGTGGCCTTCCACTTGGAGAGTTCGCTCGATTTGCCTACGGCCGCGATGCGGCCGCCCCGAATCGCGACGGCACCTTTCGGGATGCGACCGAGTTCCGAGAGCGCGGGCCCGAAGCGTGGGCCTTTCCGCCCTTTGAGCGTCAGGACCTCGGCGGCGTCGAGTACGAGAAGGTCGGCCTTTTCCATTGGGGTAGGGTTAATACGGGAGCGCTAATTAACTCCTCGCCAATGCCGACGACGGACGCGAAGGGAAGCGAGTTGATCGAGTGCGTGCCCAACTTTTCCGAAGGGCGCCGCCGAGACGTCGTGGACGAGATCCGCCGCGCGATCGCTTCGGTCGCGGGTGTCCGTGTCCTCGATGTCGAGTTGGACGCGGACCACAACCGGTCCGTCGTCACCATCGTCGGCCCCGGCGAGGCGGTGAAAGAGGCGGCGTTCCTCGGTGCCGAGAAGGCGGTGGGACTCATAGACCTTCGAAGCCATGTGGGCGCCCACCCACGGATCGGCGCCGTCGACGTGATACCGTTCATCCCGATCCGAGGCGCGACCCCGGAGCGTTGCGTCGAACTCGCCCGATCGCTCGCGAAGGACATCTGGACGCGACTCCGGGTCCCCGTCTACTATTATGAGGACGCGGCCGTCCGTGCGGACCGTCGCAACCTCGAAGTGATCCGGAAGGGACAATTCGAAGGCCTGCGGGACGCTATCCTCACGGATGGCTCGCGCGCCCCCGACGTCGGCGAACCGCGGCTACACGAATCCGCCGGGGCCGTCGTTATCGGGGCTAGGATGCCACTCATCGCCTACAACGTGAACCTGGACTCGACCGACCTCGAACTCGCAAAGAGGATCGCCAAGACCATCCGGGAGAGTAGCGGCGGCATCCCGAAGCTCAAAGCGATGGGTGTCGACCTCAAGGCGCGTGGGCTAGTCCAGGTCTCGATGAACCTGACGGATTACCGAGTGACTCCGCCGAGCCGTGCCTTCGACGCAGTCCATGATGAAGCGCTGAAGGCGGGGGTCAAGGTCGTCGCCTCGGAGATCGTGGGGCTAGTGCCGGAGGCGTCGCTTCCTCCTAATGCCGTCGAACGGTTGAAGCTTGAGGATTTCACGGCGCACCAGATCCTTGAACGGAGGCTCGAAGAGTGACGAAGACCGCGTTCGAAAGCGAACCGTACAGCACGACACCGGTGGAGGCGTTCCTGGAGGCGCTCGCGTCGCCTTCCCCGACACCCGGCGGAGGAAGCGCTGCGGCGCTTGCCGGTGCCATGGGTTGCTCTCTTGGGGAGATGGCCGCGACGATCGGTTTGGGCAAGGAGTCGTTGAAAGCGTCTTGGCCGGTCCTCGAAGCCGCCCGCATCGCCCTCAACAAGGCCCGTTTCGCTCTCGTCCGGTTGGTCGAGGAGGACTCGCTCGCGTACGAGCGCGTGACCGCCGCTTACAAGTTGCCGAAGTCGAGCCCCGCCGAGGAAGCGACGCGCCGGGCGGCGATACACAAAGCGCTCGAGGGGGCAGCAGAGCCGCCGCTCGCGGTCATCGGCTCTTGCCGGGAAGGCCTTGAGCACCTCGCGACGTGTCTTACAGCAGGCCCACGCTCGACGCGGACGGATGTCCAGACCGGGGTGGCGCTTCTACGCGCTGCGCTCGACGGGGCGCGTTTGAACGCGGAGACGAACATCGTCTCGCTTCCGGAGGGCGCGGCGCAGTCGCGGCTCCGGGAGTCTCTGAACGCCTTGCTTGGGGAGACCACGACCGCGCTTCACCGCTTCGAGTCGTGAACGCGCCGCCCATTTCGCCTACGGGCTTTTTCCTCTGCGTCGCTTCATAGTCCGGGGCCATCCTCCATCATTCTTGCGTGGAAGTCGTCGGGTCCACAGACTCACGGGTTGAGCTTCGCGTAGTAGACGTCGGAGCGGCCGTTTCTCCCATCAGCCCATCCAGCGTGGGCGTAACCTCCGGAGTCGAAGTCCAGCCCCACGTAGTCGCCGATGAAGACGAAGCCCTGTTGATGGTACATGGGCGCCGGGCTGAAGGCACTCGACACCGTGAGCGCCGGCGTCCAGCCCGCGCCCCCGTTGAACGAATCGATGAACCGCGCCGTCACAAGGCCCGGGGCCGCGGTCGTCCCTGCGTCGTTGTAGTAAAGGATGCCCACCGTGCCGTTCGTCGGTGACGTGGCGACGCGCGGCATAACCTGGTGCTGGTTTGCGATCTTGCCCGGTTGCGTCATGGTCCATGTGGCGCCCTGGTCATTCGAGCGGGCCTCCGTCACGTGCCACCGGTTCGTCGCCGTCTCCCAACTGTGCCAAGCGACATGCACGGTGCCCCTGTTCGTTCCGAAGGAATGGTCCACCGCGATCGTGGGGATCGTCGGGGCCCGGTAATTGTACGAGGTCCCGCACGAACCGCACATCTGTGCGACGGGAACCGCGATGTCCTGGGGGACGAACGTGACGCCCTTGTCCGTGCTCACCCAGACCGTGATCATCCAATCGTTGAGAATGTGGTTCAAGTAGATCGTTCCGGGCGGGTATTTGGCGGGTTCGCTCGGCTGCGAGAACGCGCTCACGTACAGGGTGCCGTCTGGTCCGACCGCGGGTTGGGTCAAAGCGCCCCACGCGGCCGGGGGCATTATCGGGTTCGTGACCCACGTCAGGCCTCCGTCGATGGAGCGTGAGATCACTGGAGAGATGACCGCCGAGTTGATGAGGTCCCACGAGACGTAGATGGTGCCGTCCGTCGGATCCACCGCCATCATCTGCTTGTCCTCCCACGCGAGGTCGTCCAATCCCTCGAAGGCCATCGTCGTCAAGGGCCACGTCGCGCCGCCGTCGTAGGATGCCCCAAAGACCATCCCCGCCATCGGCGTCCCGTCCGGTCCAGGTTTTCCGTAGAGGAGTCCGGTGAAGTACAGGTCGCCGCCTGGCTCGAAGAGGAGCACCGGGTCGCTCATACACGGGTAGCCGCTCGCAGCACTCGGGACCGGGTCGGTCGGGTAGCCCGGGAAAAGGGTGTTCGCCCACGTGGCACCGCCATCGACCGTCCGGTAGACGCCGCCCCAGACCGTGTGCGCACCGCAGTAACCGCCGGGCCCGATGACCGATTCGAGGGAGTAGTCCTTCGCCGTGAGGACGATGTTCAGGGCGTTCGTCGGGTTGACCGCGAGGTCCACCTCGTTGGCGGGACCAAGCGTGACCGTCGCAAGTCGGTTGACCCCGGAAACCGATGAGGCGGGGACTGAAGGGCCACTTTCCGCGGCATCCGCCTGCACAACGAGCCCAGGAGACGAACCGGCCCCCGTGAACGCGTAGGCGGGAACGATTGCGATCAAGGCGATTGCGAACGGGACGGCTATCTTCTGCACGATATTGACCTCCCAAGGTCGGTTTCCTGGAGGCACTGCGGGGATGATAGCTTTTCCGGGAAAACGGACGCCCGGAGTGCCGGGCAGGCCCCACGTGGCCGCGTTTCCACCGTCTCTTCACGCCCACGACGCTGGACAATTCACGGAATCTCGTCATCATGAGGGCGACGGGAGCGTTTGGCCTCGCCCGTCCGGCGTGGAATGATCGCCTCCGGGACGCCCGCAAAGTCCTCGTCGAGAGTGAGGACCTCGCCATCCTCTCGGCGCGCGAGGGCCAGAACGTAGGAATCCATCATGCTCCATTTCCGGTTGCCCTCCTGTCTCATCCCATGCCGGATCTCGGCCGCGAATCGGGACAATGGACCAGTCACCGGCTCCACGTGGGCGTAGTCGCCGATCACCGTCACCGCCGAATCGATGTCTGCGCCCATCTTCAACGCGTAGGCCGCCACCTCCGCAACCGCTGTGGCCGGTGTCCAGACGGATTCGGCCGCCTCAAGATGTGCCGTTATTTCGCGAAAAATCGGCGTGTCTCGTCCGTATTCTATCCAGATCGAACTATCGACCACCAGGATCGGCATTAGTAGCGGTCCACTCGGTCTTCCTTCTCCCTCACGAAGGGCGGGCCTCCCTTGAACAGCCCGCGGAGTTCACTCAGGTCGCGCCGTTTGATCACGACCCGAATCTCGTCGCCCTCATGGATGTTTCGGGCATCAAGCTCGGCCTTGGGGAGGATCACGCCGAGGCTCGATCCGATGCGGCGGACCTTGACAGGGAGCGCTTTCTCAACGAGGGAGACGGCCATGAATGTTAGAATGGCAGTTATAATACAAGGAACTTTCGGTGTTTCCCTTGTGCGCGAGCGCGATTTGGGCTCATTTCTTCTACTTCGCCAGCGAATTCCGCCAATCGGTTTGTTCCACGCGACGTCAAGCATCTGACCAACCCTCGTTCAAGAAGGGTTTTATATTGCCAACTCAACGAAAGGCAGCCGTTTGCTGGGCACCAAAGTGACCAAAATCCTTATAAGGGATTTTTGACACTCCAAGCGTGCTGGCCTCTTGGAAACAGGAGGCGGTAAGCGGAGGTAGGAGTAAGATGCAAGTCCGGTCCCTCGTCGCACTGATGGCTGTTGTGATCCTGGTCGTTTCCCCCATGCTGCCCGCTGCAAGCGCGCAGGTGGAAGAGGAGGATCAGGCGAAGTACCAGACGAAGCAGATCACGTTCTATGCCCACGCCATGCTCTTTGGTTCGGGGAACCCAAACCCCGGGAACACAATGTACCCCTGGGGCGAGGATGATACGAGTATCGGGAGCGGGGGTGGCGACTGCGCACCTGCCGCCTTGGGCCCGGCTGGCGGGCAATCCGTCGGTTTGCTGGTAGCTCAGGTTTCGACGCAACCCTGCGACCAATCCGCGAGCAACCTGATGTACGTCTATTCAACGGCTGGTCCTGTCCAGAGTGAAAAAATCAACGAGGGCATCAGTACTCAAAACCCTGATTACACGGCATTCCACAACGAGCGTGGTCAAACGAAAGACATTCTCTTCGACACTTCAAAAGACATCACGGCAAGGTTCTACATGTCCGGCGATGGCCACAGTTGGGCCGGTACTGTGGCGTCACCTACGCCAGGGGTGCCGGCGCCTACGCCGCGCTGGAACTGGGATCCCGGGTATGAACCGGGTTGGCAGATTGAAGCCACTCTCATGGCGATGAGTCTCGGTGAATATCAAGGACAGGCGAGCGAAGCCCCCACTATTCACCCGAAGGTCGTGGCCAAGGAATACGTGGAAGTGGCCAAAGGGATCACGCAACCCATGGACATGGTCTCCCTCGATGAATCCCTCGGGGGCACCTACAAGACGGTCTATGAATTCAACATCAACCTTGGAAAACCAAAGGTGGACCGCATCAAGAAGACGGACGACTGGGTCATGCGGTTCCGGTGGTGGAGCAACACCGGCGGGAATACTTACATTGCGAACGGCATCAATCCGAACATCAACAACGGCGAGTTCTATCCCGCCGGGTTCACCATCCCCGTGAAGGATGCCTTCGACGTCGAACTCGTCTATCCCCGCTTCGTCTACGACAAGCTCGTCGTGTTGGGTCTCATGAACACGCCTTGGGGAAGCTACGACATGGACGGCGATTCCGTGGACATTTCGTTCACGAACCTGAAAGACAACATGCCGGCCGATGTCCAGACGCTCTCGAAGACCGCCGATTTCTCCGTCGCGCATGGCGGGCACTTCAAGCCGATCAACGTCACATGGGTCTGGGACTACCAGGCCGACAAGGCACGGGCCGGCGACTACAAGGTCACGGTCTCCGCGTGCAACTACCAGCACTCCGCGTGCAGCAGCACGTCCGCGAAATTCACGATCCTCGAAGGCGGCCTCCCTGGCTCGACCGAAGTGGGTCGTAGCGGCCAGGCGAGTTTCACCGAAGCACAGATCGACCAGTCGACCGGGGCGGCGGGCGGCGACAAGTCATCGGAATCGGACTCCAACGCCGGGCCCGGCGAGTTAGTGCAGCCGGGTCTCTGGCTTTCGATGATGGGCCTCGCTTTCGTCGGACGGAGGCGGGCGCTTTGAAGTCGCGCCGCGCAGTCGTCGTCGGGGTGCTCGCGGTCTTCCTCGTAGGAACGCTATCCGGATGCCTTGGCGGGCCACCGAGCCAGGAAGTCCAGAAACAGGCCGACATCCCAAAGGAACTGAACCAGCGTGAAGTCCAGAAGAAATTCGAAGAACTCGCCGCGAAGATCCCGAGCAATTTCTCCTTCCCGCTCCAGAAGCTCAACACGCACAAACGCACTTACATCAACGGGACGATTGACACGTCCGCGATGTCGGCGGTCGCCGGCACGGAAAGCAGTGGCACGGACGTGAACCGTCTATACATTTGGAAAGACATCAAGGACCTGATCCCCGACGGTCAACCCGTGGAGATAACCGCGGGCCTTGCATGGCAAGGCGACCCCGGGAAGTCCGCCACACTGCATCTTGCGATAGAGGTCCCTGGGACCAAAGTCGACCGCGACTACAACAAGTCGAACCCTGGAGACTGGGATTGGAACCTCGTCGTGAAGAAGCTCGTCGTCGACACCGTCGGGGCCGCGGGCCAGAACCACAGGATCGGCGTCAAGGTTGAGAACGCGAAGATTCTTCCCGGTCAGACGTTGCAGTACTCGATACGCCTGGAAATGAAGTACCAACCGAACGTCCTCACGCCGTACTACCTCTACGCACTGGATGTGCCCCAAGGCGCTTCGTCGCTTCTCTTCCACTCGGTCAAAGCCGGTGGTCCCGAGCACATCAAGGCCGAATTCGTCGTCCTGGATCCGGAAGACAACCTGGTGTATTACACGAAGTACGACGACATCAACATCCCGACGGAAACAGTGCTCGTGCCTATCAAAAAGCCTGGCGAGTACCTGTTCTACGCCTATTACATGCAAGGCGGTTTCCTTGAGGTAAAGGCCGACGTGCCGGTCCCGAACAACATCGCTCGCGCGATCGTCCCGAAGTGGGAGAAGACGATGGTGTTCGACGGTTCGCCCAAGCCCGGAATGGCGCCGCACAAGTTCGGCGCAGACGGCGGAACCATCGACAACCCCGTCGTCCAAGAAGGCGACAAGCGCGTCTTCTCGCTCAAGTCATTCCCGCTCGACGTCGTGGGTTACGCCAGCAAGGAAGGCACGTTCGCCGGGGACGTCTACATCAAGATGTCCACGTCGAAGGGCCTCGTCTACGAGTACTACCGCACGCTTCGCTACGACGCGTCGGAGGAAACGAGCATCGGCTTCTCCGAGGACTACTACGACCCCACCGGGCCCTACTGCGATGCCTGCTTCATCCACATGGTGAAGGAGAACATCATCAAGGGTGACTACACGATGTCGGTCGTCGTCGACGGTTTCAACGGCGAGATCGGCTACATGGCGTTGAACTACAAGCGGTGACCGATGGGACGACTCCAGTTCCCGGCGAGAATCGCGGTGAAGTGATAGCGTGAGGTGGTAGTCCTGAAGGGAAGCCCCCGTTTCCCGTTTTTCGTCCTTTCCCTCTTCCTTGCCATGGCGCTCTCCGGTTGCGTCGGGCCCCCGGACCTGGCAGACGTCGTGTTCAAGACGCGGGACGATACGGCCGGTGGCGATGGGAGCGATGGAAACGCCACCGGGGACAACGATACGCGCGAGCCAAAGGCACCGGTGGCGCGCATGAGGATCGCCGACGAGAAGAACCAGGTCATCTTCGAGAGCAAGTTCGACGCCGGCGACGACGTCGTGAAAGGCGACAAGGGGACGGTGCGCGCGGGAACGAACGTCACGTTCAACGCGGGCGATTCGGACGGCCGTTCGAGCGACATCATATCCTACTTCTGGGACTTCGGCGACGGAAGCCGCGGCAACGGCAAGCAGGTCGTCAGGTTCTTCGAGGTCGCAGGCGGCGTCTTCAAAGTGAAGCTCAAGGTCACGAACCTCGACGGCCTCTCCGACGACCAGATCGTGAGGCTGCCAGTCATTCCGTACAAGTTCCCCGAAGATAATGAGACCGTGATGGGGAGCATCAGGGTGGCCGGACCCCAGACCTTCAACGGACAAAACTACAAGTCAGACCAAGGAAACGGCGTGTACTTCCACGTGATCGACGTCGACATCAAACCGGACGACATCGACGGCGAGCTTCGCCTCCAATGGCTGAACATAACGCTACGGGCCGTCTCTGATCTCGACAGCAACGAAACGTCGGCCGGCCAGCAGCCCGGAAGGTTAAACGATTTCGACATCTACCTGTATAACGACACCGGGGTCGAGGTGAGCGGGCACCAAAACCAGCAAGTGGAGCTTCCCAAAGAAAACAATGCGAACTTCACGCCCGAGGAAAAAATCGTCATGCAACTCGGGCCGACCAATCCTCTGCCGCCGGGGAAGTACGCGCTCGTGGTCCACCTCGTGCATGGCGCCGAAGCCAAGTACGAATGCTGGATCTACCGCAAGTACAAACTAGTGAACCCGCAGGTCAACGCGATATTGGGCATCAACGAGTGATCGTCCGGTTCAATCCGGGGCCGCGGTCATTTCGCCACGGATCGGGGTTCTTTCCGGGCGCGCTTTTTTCGCGTCAGCGAAAAAAGGGTGCCGCGGCCACGCTCGCGGTCCGGGCCTACCTTTTCTTCGTGCCGCCTTTCGCCTTCTCGAGTTTCGCGAGGGTGCTTGCGTAAAGCAACGGGAAGATCACCGTGGCGTCCCCGTCGATCGTCACGTGCCTCGCTTTCTCGCGCAGTTTCCCCCATGAGATCGCCTCCTTGAGGCGCGCTCCCGAGAGCGACCCGTCATGCTCCACGGCGGTCGTCACGTAAACGGCGTATTCGAGCCCGCCCACGAACTGGGCCCACCAGATCGTGTGGTGCTTGCTGATGCCACCCCCGAGCATGACCGCACCCAGGCGTTTCTTCTCGTGGACGAGAGCGTCGAGCGCGTCCTCGTCGGCGAGAATGTCGACCCTGAACGAGCGGTTCATCTGCCGGTGGAGCCACAGTTGGCTGCCGAAGGCACCGTCCGTGATCCCCGGCACGAATACGGGGATGCCGTTTCTTGCGGCCCAATAGAGAAGCGACTCCTTGGCGCGCTTCTCCGAAGCGATCTCGGTGCCGACGCGACGGATGAGCTCGACTCCAGACCATTCGTTCTTCTCGGCGTGGAGCGTCTTGAGAAGAGGCCGGAGTCTTTCTTCGAGGACTATGCCATAGCTTTCGTTCGGCACGAGCACGCTTCCGAGCCGGTTGATGCCTTGCCTGTGAAGCGTCGCGTCATCGAGGGCGAAATCGCCTTGGTAGTAGTGTGAAAAGAGCCGGGCGAGATCGTGGTCTAGCGTCCCGCAGGTCGTGATGACACCGTCGACGAGCTTCCGACGGACGATGTCCGTGAGGACGCCCCGGACGCCCGTCGCCATGAGGGCGGCTGGAAACGATAGGAGGACGCCCGCGTCATCATCCTTCACCATCCGAGCGAAGATATCGGCGCCGACCGCGATCTCCTTTGCAGAGAAGCCTCCGCCTTCGAACATGAGGTCGACGAGCGCGGAAGCGGACGTGTCGGCGTCCACGGCCATGTCCTTGACGGACGGGGGGAGTCTTCCTCTTCGCGGCAATCTGGACCCTCTATTCCTTGAGCTTTCCGAGGGCCTCGCGCATCCTGTCGAGGCCTTTCCGTAGGTTTTCCTGGCTGTTCGCGTAACTGATGCGGAGGTGGTG
The sequence above is drawn from the Euryarchaeota archaeon genome and encodes:
- a CDS encoding imidazolonepropionase: MEKADLLVLDAAEVLTLKGRKGPRFGPALSELGRIPKGAVAIRGGRIAAVGKSSELSKWKATRTIRATGKVVMPGFVDSHTHAVFAGSRERELEMKLEGWKYEDILAVGGGIHSTVEATRKASTARIVEETKARLDRMLRNGTTTAEVKTGYCLDTKGELKLLEAISRLQATHDVTIVPTLMAAHAVPPEYKGDTDKFVSMVVEETIPAAAKTSVPKFCDIFLEKGIFTPHHARSVLKAGKEHGLQAKIHADEINTFGGAELAAELSCVSADHLLKTSDRGMRALAREGVIGVLLPGTPFCSFMRSYANALDMVGKGVPLALGSDMSPNAWTESMQAVISLAVYQMRMTPAEAVVASTINAAHACGVADDVGSLEPGKRADVLVIDAPSHEWLGYRYGTNQVETVVKDGKVVVGTDG
- the ftcD gene encoding glutamate formimidoyltransferase, translating into MPTTDAKGSELIECVPNFSEGRRRDVVDEIRRAIASVAGVRVLDVELDADHNRSVVTIVGPGEAVKEAAFLGAEKAVGLIDLRSHVGAHPRIGAVDVIPFIPIRGATPERCVELARSLAKDIWTRLRVPVYYYEDAAVRADRRNLEVIRKGQFEGLRDAILTDGSRAPDVGEPRLHESAGAVVIGARMPLIAYNVNLDSTDLELAKRIAKTIRESSGGIPKLKAMGVDLKARGLVQVSMNLTDYRVTPPSRAFDAVHDEALKAGVKVVASEIVGLVPEASLPPNAVERLKLEDFTAHQILERRLEE
- a CDS encoding urocanate hydratase, which translates into the protein MSSIRAPRGRRLTARGWRQEGILRMLMNNLENAERPDDLIIYGGTGRAARSWKDYRRIVSALETLGANETLIVQSGRAQAVFRTHSHAPRVLIANSNLVPRWSTWDHFNALERKGLMMYGQMTAGSWCYIGSQGIIQGTYETLAAVARRHFRGTLNGRIVLTGGLGGMGGAQPPAVKMNGGVSITVEVDERRIKRRMDNGFCDVMATEPKEALALAKAAASEKRALSIALLGNCAETHGALHGLGFRPDIVTDQTSAHDPLNGYVPAGSSVREAEELRREDPRKYVERSMTSMRDHCKAIVAFMGAGSVAFDYGNNLRAQAKEAGFADAFAYPGFVSEYIRPLFCEGRGPFRWIALTGEGEDIHETGRMVKKLFPKDKGLRRWIDLADANLPWEGLPARVCWLGFGERHRFALKVNQAVASGRLGPVAMTRDHLDSGSVASPYRETESMLDGSDAVADWPILNALLNTAAGADLVAVHNGGGVGIGLSTHAGMIVVADGTKETSERIRSVYVADPGMGIVRHADAGYKTAKRILKRAGPRLGLRSPK
- a CDS encoding cyclodeaminase/cyclohydrolase family protein, producing the protein MTKTAFESEPYSTTPVEAFLEALASPSPTPGGGSAAALAGAMGCSLGEMAATIGLGKESLKASWPVLEAARIALNKARFALVRLVEEDSLAYERVTAAYKLPKSSPAEEATRRAAIHKALEGAAEPPLAVIGSCREGLEHLATCLTAGPRSTRTDVQTGVALLRAALDGARLNAETNIVSLPEGAAQSRLRESLNALLGETTTALHRFES
- the hutH gene encoding histidine ammonia-lyase; the protein is MLRLDGESLTIESAMKAVRGGEKVGLERSALARMKASRSTVDSLVAAVRNGKSTRAIYGINTGFGELATTIVPSADLDDVQENLVRSHACGVGAPFDAEAVRAIMLLRANALAKGYSGVRPEVVRLIVDMLNERVHPMIPEKGSVGASGDLVPLAHLALTMIGEGEATRKGRQTSGRRALLGGGLRPVRLKAKEGLALVNGTQATTGVALIAVHDALNLIVDAQIAAGMSLESLMGSEIPLSQRFATVRPHPGHAVVASNLRNLIATSEIVESHRHCGRVQDAYSIRCIPQVLGASLDALTHARPVIEREMNSANDNPLIMEGDAFSGGNFHAQPVALVLAYVGAAVAEIASFSERRTARLVDEHLSELPAFLAEHPGLNNGLMIPQYVAASLVSENKGLAWPAVVDSIPTSANQEDHVSMGATAARNALQIVRNTEAVVAIEYMSAAQALDFKAPLRAGRGSRLAHEEIRRRVSHLKRDRYLKPDLDRLILAVRAGEIREVVTRKIPLAPG